In Arachis hypogaea cultivar Tifrunner chromosome 17, arahy.Tifrunner.gnm2.J5K5, whole genome shotgun sequence, a single window of DNA contains:
- the LOC112764134 gene encoding taxadiene 5-alpha hydroxylase-like — MSVDMIYDVLLLILLPILLVIVSFNFLRHKQGCKREKKRLPPGDMKFPLIGETMEFFNAQRRNQLFEKFVQPRVLKYGKIFKTRIMGSPTVVVNGSEANKFFLTNEFKLVKSSWPSSSVQLMGTDSIMEKDGERHRFLRALIGTSLSYAGLENLVPKLCNHVRFFLESKWQGHGNTISLYRSTKILTFSIVFECLLGIKVEQGMLETFERVLEGVFSPAIMFPGSRFSRAKKARMEIEKALTKAVREKRKEMEENLQNEKDGMLLSKLVNGLMHGEINEKEVIDNVVLLVFAAHDTTSFAIAMTFRMLAEHPECYRKLLQEHVDIANNKRREENLSINDVKKMKYTWQVARESMRLFPPIFGSFRKTITDIEYEGYTIPKGWKVLWTTYGTHYNEEYFKEAQSFKPSRFDEEIPQYAFVPFGGGPRVCAGYQLAKINILILVHYVVTKYEWFLLHPQEPIIMDPLPSPSLGMPIRIFPKQN, encoded by the exons ATGTCTGTGGACATGATCTATGATGTTCTATTATTGATCCTGTTACCAATCCTTCTTGTGATAGTCTCGTTCAATTTCTTGCGACACAAGCAAGGttgcaaaagagaaaagaagcgGCTTCCACCAGGGGACATGAAGTTCCCGTTGATTGGTGAGACAATGGAGTTCTTCAATGCTCAGAGGAGGAATCAATTGTTCGAGAAATTCGTCCAGCCGCGAGTTCTAAAGTACGGAAAGATCTTCAAAACAAGAATAATGGGGTCTCCAACCGTGGTTGTGAATGGTTCTGAAGCAAACAAATTCTTTCTAACCAATGAGTTTAAGTTGGTGAAGAGTTCTTGGCCTTCTTCTTCTGTTCAGCTCATGGGAACTGATTCAATTATGGAGAAAGACGGCGAAAGGCATCGATTCCTTCGCGCCTTGATTGGAACTAGCCTTAGCTATGCAGGACTAGAAAATCTAGTTCCAAAACTATGCAACCATGTTAGATTCTTCTTGGAATCTAAATGGCAGGGTCATGGAAACACAATTAGTCTTTACCGGTCCACCAAAATCCTAACTTTTAGCATAGTTTTCGAGTGCTTGTTGGGAATTAAAGTGGAACAGGGGATGCTAGAGACATTTGAGAGAGTTCTAGAAGGGGTGTTTTCGCCGGCAATTATGTTCCCTGGCTCAAGGTTTTCAAGGGCGAAGAAGGCAAGGATGGAGATAGAAAAGGCTCTTACCAAAGCAGTtagagagaaaagaaaggagatggaAGAGAATTTGCAGAATGAGAAAGATGGAATGCTTCTTTCAAAATTGGTCAATGGATTGATGCATGGTGAGATTAACGAGAAAGAGGTCATTGATAATGTGGTGTTGTTGGTTTTTGCAGCTCATGATACAACTTCTTTTGCCATTGCTATGACTTTCAGGATGCTTGCAGAGCATCCTGAATGCTATAGAAAGTTACTTCAAG AACATGTCGATATAGCGAACAACAAAAGAAGAGAGGAAAATTTATCGATAAACGATGTAAAGAAGATGAAGTATACATGGCAAGTTGCTAGAGAAAGCATGAGATTGTTCCCTCCTATTTTTGGCTCTTTTAGGAAAACAATTACTGATATTGAATATGAGGGATATACCATACCTAAAGGATGGAAG GTGCTATGGACAACTTATGGGACACATTATAATGAAGAGTATTTTAAGGAGGCTCAAAGTTTCAAGCCAAGTAGGTTTGATGAAGAAATACCACAATATGCATTTGTTCCATTTGGAGGAGGACCAAGAGTGTGTGCGGGGTATCAATTAGCAAAGATCAATATACTAATTCTTGTGCATTATGTTGTGACAAAATATGAGTGGTTCTTACTTCATCCACAGGAACCAATCATCATGGATCCTCTTCCATCCCCATCCCTTGGAATGCCAATTAGAATTTTTCCCAAGCAAAATTAA